The following coding sequences are from one Lolium rigidum isolate FL_2022 chromosome 6, APGP_CSIRO_Lrig_0.1, whole genome shotgun sequence window:
- the LOC124667111 gene encoding proline-rich extensin-like protein EPR1: protein MAARWAVLLVMIVVSGVVADDSGEKCTGECGNPCGIPCTYSSPPPPEPVLPPPVVYSPPPAPVYSPPPPVDYPPPTPTADCPPPPYGGYTPTPGYTPTPYTPTPSGGGYNPTPSGGGGGYNPTPSGWFTPPNMPSYLTPPGPLYPQDPGFHPNAAPASPVAWRAASLLAAAVAGAIAL from the coding sequence atggcggcacggtgggcGGTGCTGCTGGTGATGATCGTGGTGTCCGGGGTGGTGGCGGACGACAGCGGCGAGAAGTGCACGGGGGAGTGCGGGAACCCGTGCGGCATCCCGTGCACCTActccagcccgccgccgccggagccggtGCTGCCCCCGCCCGTCGTCTACTCCCCGCCACCCGCCCCAGTCTACTCCCCGCCGCCACCGGTCGACTACCCGCCGCCCACGCCCACCGCCGACTGCCCCCCGCCGCCGTACGGTGGGTACACACCGACGCCCGGGTACACGCCCACGCCGTACACCCCCACTCCGTCCGGCGGTGGGTACAACCCGACGCCGTCTGGGGGTGGCGGTGGCTACAACCCCACGCCGTCCGGGTGGTTCACGCCGCCGAACATGCCGTCGTACCTCACCCCGCCGGGCCCGCTCTACCCGCAGGACCCCGGCTTCCATCCAAACGCCGCGCCGGCTTCCCCCGTGGCGTGGCGCGCGGCGTCCctcctggcggcggcggtggccggcgccATCGCCTTGTGA
- the LOC124667112 gene encoding uncharacterized protein LOC124667112 codes for MRSLRPAALLAVAAVWLWWSAAVALADNGTTTACLCTGPQCFPPCPTTPQFPFCPPQPPPSLVPFPWQSSSSPKSGEFIPQEPGFLAAAATWRGRTAAAWMQVGVVASAFLVLLR; via the coding sequence ATGCGATCTCTGCGGCCGGCGGCCCTGCTCGCCGTCGCGGCCGTGTGGCTGTGGTGGTCAGCCGCCGTCGCGCTGGCCGACAACGGAACCACGACGGCGTGCCTGTGCACCGGCCCGCAGTGCTTCCCGCCGTGCCCGACGACGCCGCAGTTCCCCTTctgcccgccgcagccgccgccgtcgctcgtGCCCTTTCCCTGGCAGTCGTCGTCTTCGCCGAAGTCCGGCGAGTTCATCCCGCAGGAGCCAGGATTCCTCGCTGCGGCGGCGACATGGCGTGGTCGGACGGCAGCGGCATGGATGCAGGTGGGCGTCGTGGCCTCTGCTTTCTTGGTGCTGCTGCGGTGA